The following are encoded together in the Zingiber officinale cultivar Zhangliang chromosome 8A, Zo_v1.1, whole genome shotgun sequence genome:
- the LOC122009359 gene encoding rac-like GTP-binding protein 6 isoform X2 has product MSASRFIKCVTVGDGAVGKTCMLISYTSNTFPTDYVPTVFDNFSANVIVDGNTVNLGLWDTAGQEDYNRLRPLSYRGADVFLLAFSLISKASYENVAKKWIPELKHYAPGVPVILVGSKLDLRDDKQFFIDHPGSQPITTAQGEELKRTIEAPAYIECSSKTQQNIKGVFDMAIKVVLQPPKQKKNKGKGLCSIL; this is encoded by the exons ATGAGTGCCTCGAGGTTCATCAAGTGCGTCACGGTGGGTGACGGCGCCGTCGGCAAGACCTGCATGCTCATATCCTACACCAGCAACACATTCCCCACG GATTATGTTCCGACTGTGTTCGACAATTTCAGTGCGAATGTGATTGTTGATGGGAACACAGTTAACTTGGGTCTCTGGGATACTGCAG GTCAAGAGGATTACAACAGACTCAGACCATTGAGCTACCGAGGTGCCGACGTCTTTCTACTAGCTTTCTCTTTGATAAGTAAAGCCAGTTACGAGAATGTGGCCAAGAAG TGGATTCCTGAACTGAAGCACTACGCCCCTGGTGTGCCAGTTATTCTCGTCGGGTCAAAGCTCG ATCTCCGTGATGATAAACAGTTTTTCATCGATCACCCGGGTTCTCAACCGATAACTACTGCTCAG GGGGAAGAGCTGAAGAGAACCATCGAAGCCCCTGCCTATATCGAATGCAGTTCCAAGACTCAACAA AATATTAAGGGTGTTTTCGATATGGCAATCAAGGTGGTTCTTCAACCTCCAAAACAAAAGAAGAATAAGGGGAAGGGGCTGTGTTCCATTCTATGA
- the LOC122009359 gene encoding rac-like GTP-binding protein 6 isoform X3, with translation MSASRFIKCVTVGDGAVGKTCMLISYTSNTFPTDYVPTVFDNFSANVIVDGNTVNLGLWDTAGQEDYNRLRPLSYRGADVFLLAFSLISKASYENVAKKWIPELKHYAPGVPVILVGSKLDLRDDKQFFIDHPGSQPITTAQGEELKRTIEAPAYIECSSKTQQQFFCDHGSKKSPSSYLDI, from the exons ATGAGTGCCTCGAGGTTCATCAAGTGCGTCACGGTGGGTGACGGCGCCGTCGGCAAGACCTGCATGCTCATATCCTACACCAGCAACACATTCCCCACG GATTATGTTCCGACTGTGTTCGACAATTTCAGTGCGAATGTGATTGTTGATGGGAACACAGTTAACTTGGGTCTCTGGGATACTGCAG GTCAAGAGGATTACAACAGACTCAGACCATTGAGCTACCGAGGTGCCGACGTCTTTCTACTAGCTTTCTCTTTGATAAGTAAAGCCAGTTACGAGAATGTGGCCAAGAAG TGGATTCCTGAACTGAAGCACTACGCCCCTGGTGTGCCAGTTATTCTCGTCGGGTCAAAGCTCG ATCTCCGTGATGATAAACAGTTTTTCATCGATCACCCGGGTTCTCAACCGATAACTACTGCTCAG GGGGAAGAGCTGAAGAGAACCATCGAAGCCCCTGCCTATATCGAATGCAGTTCCAAGACTCAACAA CAATTCTTTTGTGATCATGGAAGCAAAAAGTCGCCCAGTAGCTATCTCGACATCTGA
- the LOC122009359 gene encoding rac-like GTP-binding protein RHO1 isoform X1 — MSASRFIKCVTVGDGAVGKTCMLISYTSNTFPTDYVPTVFDNFSANVIVDGNTVNLGLWDTAGQEDYNRLRPLSYRGADVFLLAFSLISKASYENVAKKWIPELKHYAPGVPVILVGSKLDLRDDKQFFIDHPGSQPITTAQGEELKRTIEAPAYIECSSKTQQVCRIHNATNFQIVTSLLISFHFIENMICRILRVFSIWQSRWFFNLQNKRRIRGRGCVPFYEYEMDHGHLSS, encoded by the exons ATGAGTGCCTCGAGGTTCATCAAGTGCGTCACGGTGGGTGACGGCGCCGTCGGCAAGACCTGCATGCTCATATCCTACACCAGCAACACATTCCCCACG GATTATGTTCCGACTGTGTTCGACAATTTCAGTGCGAATGTGATTGTTGATGGGAACACAGTTAACTTGGGTCTCTGGGATACTGCAG GTCAAGAGGATTACAACAGACTCAGACCATTGAGCTACCGAGGTGCCGACGTCTTTCTACTAGCTTTCTCTTTGATAAGTAAAGCCAGTTACGAGAATGTGGCCAAGAAG TGGATTCCTGAACTGAAGCACTACGCCCCTGGTGTGCCAGTTATTCTCGTCGGGTCAAAGCTCG ATCTCCGTGATGATAAACAGTTTTTCATCGATCACCCGGGTTCTCAACCGATAACTACTGCTCAG GGGGAAGAGCTGAAGAGAACCATCGAAGCCCCTGCCTATATCGAATGCAGTTCCAAGACTCAACAAGTATGTCGCATCCACAATGCTACAAACTTTCAGATCGTAACATCTTTACTTATAAGTTTCCACTTTATTGAAAATATGATATGCAGAATATTAAGGGTGTTTTCGATATGGCAATCAAGGTGGTTCTTCAACCTCCAAAACAAAAGAAGAATAAGGGGAAGGGGCTGTGTTCCATTCTATGAATACGAAATGGATCACGGCCACCTTTCCTCATAG
- the LOC122009359 gene encoding rac-like GTP-binding protein 6 isoform X4: protein MSASRFIKCVTVGDGAVGKTCMLISYTSNTFPTDYVPTVFDNFSANVIVDGNTVNLGLWDTAGQEDYNRLRPLSYRGADVFLLAFSLISKASYENVAKKWIPELKHYAPGVPVILVGSKLDLRDDKQFFIDHPGSQPITTAQFIDNNSHHDSRGKS from the exons ATGAGTGCCTCGAGGTTCATCAAGTGCGTCACGGTGGGTGACGGCGCCGTCGGCAAGACCTGCATGCTCATATCCTACACCAGCAACACATTCCCCACG GATTATGTTCCGACTGTGTTCGACAATTTCAGTGCGAATGTGATTGTTGATGGGAACACAGTTAACTTGGGTCTCTGGGATACTGCAG GTCAAGAGGATTACAACAGACTCAGACCATTGAGCTACCGAGGTGCCGACGTCTTTCTACTAGCTTTCTCTTTGATAAGTAAAGCCAGTTACGAGAATGTGGCCAAGAAG TGGATTCCTGAACTGAAGCACTACGCCCCTGGTGTGCCAGTTATTCTCGTCGGGTCAAAGCTCG ATCTCCGTGATGATAAACAGTTTTTCATCGATCACCCGGGTTCTCAACCGATAACTACTGCTCAG TTTATTGACAATAACTCTCACCATGATTCAAGGGGGAAGAGCTGA